The following proteins are encoded in a genomic region of Thermococcus henrietii:
- a CDS encoding ABC transporter permease, producing the protein MGMSFGKYVLYRVVNALILLFLAVLLMSALFTKLATVQLNAQINSEVQQWIRTYQQKSHQAPTQEAIEAYRKSLEHQYGLDKPYWQRAWNYAIDTFTFKWGQSIPPIYGTHNVKDQIKTALANTILLFTTAQILIILIGLSLGIKSARNPGSLLDRTISILAMITTSLPMWWLGMLMILLFVVYLGWLPITLYSQVEVSGWVNLLKKMTLPLVTIVLVSFGGWSWTTRNIMIGTMQEDFIMVARAKGVPERKIIYGHALKAAAPPIITMVIFGMIGSMGGAMITEIVFNWPGMGRLYWMAIGQNAVRTMMALNYMFAVMTVFSMLLADILYAYLDPRIRIGAAASS; encoded by the coding sequence ATGGGGATGAGCTTTGGAAAGTACGTGCTGTACCGTGTGGTAAACGCGTTAATCCTCCTCTTCCTGGCCGTGCTCTTGATGTCGGCCCTCTTCACGAAACTTGCGACGGTACAATTGAACGCCCAGATAAACTCCGAGGTTCAGCAGTGGATTCGTACCTACCAGCAGAAGAGCCACCAGGCACCTACACAGGAGGCAATAGAGGCGTATCGCAAGAGCCTTGAGCACCAGTACGGTCTTGACAAACCCTACTGGCAGAGGGCCTGGAATTATGCAATAGACACGTTTACGTTTAAATGGGGGCAATCGATTCCTCCTATATACGGTACCCACAACGTTAAGGACCAGATAAAGACCGCCCTCGCCAACACGATTCTGCTATTCACGACGGCGCAGATTCTGATAATCCTCATAGGACTCTCCCTCGGTATCAAGAGCGCCCGCAACCCAGGAAGCCTACTCGACAGAACGATATCCATCCTGGCAATGATTACCACGAGCCTCCCGATGTGGTGGCTTGGAATGCTAATGATACTCCTCTTCGTTGTCTACCTCGGCTGGTTGCCGATAACCCTGTACTCCCAGGTTGAGGTCTCTGGATGGGTCAATCTGCTCAAGAAGATGACACTGCCGCTCGTTACAATCGTGCTCGTTTCCTTTGGAGGCTGGTCATGGACCACCAGGAACATCATGATTGGCACAATGCAGGAGGACTTCATCATGGTTGCCAGGGCTAAGGGTGTTCCTGAGAGGAAGATAATCTACGGACACGCCCTCAAAGCCGCCGCTCCGCCGATTATCACCATGGTTATATTCGGTATGATTGGTTCAATGGGCGGTGCCATGATTACGGAGATAGTCTTCAACTGGCCTGGAATGGGACGTCTCTACTGGATGGCCATAGGCCAGAACGCCGTTAGAACCATGATGGCACTCAACTACATGTTTGCAGTGATGACCGTGTTCTCAATGCTTCTGGCGGACATACTCTACGCGTACCTCGACCCGAGAATCAGGATTGGTGCCGCGGCCAGCTCGTGA
- a CDS encoding ABC transporter permease subunit: MGRRNQAGRVVLKNTVLFIIVALLFLTLVTAAQWSVTKFKMKDVFISNLAFVRENKEHLEGEMEKLGMNETEYAWYLTYKQLNIRPTFTGTLEYYARTAFSIFGKTGRELFSGGFRQSVWYYLRNTLIILLLVELTILGLGTYLGLKAGYDGGKLDALISTLAQLFSAVPVWFIGALIFLLSWRVSVIPDFTMRLQLTATGTTGKASAYIIGFLLPAITMVLASVWEYAYTLRNILATEKENDYVIYDRARGLPEGRIRRKLLRLVLPSFLTYTSYNFMEVLMSVLVIEVVFDVPGLGYILLNSFKAVNVPPHGVEYYYYPQAIFTVGFFMILLYYLNSLLVDLLYVYLDPRVRT; the protein is encoded by the coding sequence ATGGGAAGGAGAAACCAAGCGGGACGGGTTGTACTCAAGAACACGGTGTTGTTTATCATAGTGGCACTCCTCTTTTTGACACTGGTGACGGCTGCCCAATGGAGCGTCACGAAGTTCAAGATGAAGGATGTATTCATCAGCAATCTCGCCTTCGTCCGGGAGAACAAGGAACATCTTGAGGGGGAGATGGAGAAACTAGGAATGAACGAGACGGAGTACGCTTGGTATCTGACCTACAAACAGCTCAACATACGACCAACATTCACGGGGACCCTCGAGTACTACGCGAGGACGGCGTTCTCCATTTTCGGAAAAACTGGTAGGGAACTATTCAGCGGAGGTTTCCGTCAGTCAGTCTGGTACTACTTAAGAAACACGTTAATCATACTCCTCCTCGTTGAGCTCACCATCCTCGGGCTCGGAACTTACCTCGGCCTTAAGGCTGGTTATGATGGAGGAAAACTCGACGCACTCATCTCCACGCTCGCTCAGCTATTCTCAGCGGTGCCCGTGTGGTTCATTGGTGCACTTATATTCCTCCTCTCCTGGAGGGTCTCCGTCATCCCAGATTTCACAATGAGACTCCAGCTCACGGCAACGGGAACCACTGGAAAAGCGAGCGCATACATCATCGGTTTCCTTCTGCCGGCGATAACAATGGTCCTCGCTTCGGTCTGGGAGTACGCATACACGCTTAGAAACATCCTGGCAACCGAGAAGGAGAACGACTACGTCATCTACGACAGAGCCAGGGGACTCCCAGAGGGGAGAATTCGACGAAAACTCCTGAGGCTGGTCCTTCCAAGTTTTCTAACCTATACGAGCTACAACTTCATGGAAGTTCTCATGAGCGTTCTCGTCATCGAGGTTGTCTTTGACGTTCCCGGCCTTGGGTACATCCTATTGAATTCGTTCAAAGCCGTCAACGTGCCCCCTCACGGTGTCGAGTACTACTACTATCCCCAGGCAATATTCACGGTCGGCTTTTTCATGATACTGCTCTACTACCTCAACTCCCTTCTCGTCGACCTGCTCTACGTTTACCTCGACCCGAGGGTGAGAACATGA
- a CDS encoding 7-cyano-7-deazaguanine synthase — translation MLKCSLCVNDERTSRIDIVNGKPICRECQVYLKHPLDREKIRKELEKLMKDVDRAVVAYSGGKDSVVALYLAREVYKIPELEAVMIDHGLMAEEAIENAKRIAEHLGVPFKVLRYDYSDIFRNALLKAQSPCRACSKRTMEKLRKYTLRNGYKYIITGHELPFGHHPYRLMSGGVVQIRLLSMMTEEERFEILEKLPFEFPELPGYTTNCLVLGPALQLYWERHGHSFEHRRIAALVRYGLMSRERAEKELQKPEVPGEQWKIVLKRLGLDKNEFNF, via the coding sequence ATGCTGAAGTGCTCACTTTGTGTCAACGATGAGAGAACGTCGAGGATAGACATCGTAAACGGAAAGCCGATATGCCGTGAATGCCAGGTTTACCTAAAGCACCCCCTCGACAGGGAGAAAATCAGAAAGGAACTCGAAAAGCTCATGAAGGACGTCGACAGGGCAGTGGTTGCCTACTCCGGCGGAAAGGACAGCGTGGTGGCCCTCTATTTAGCCAGGGAAGTCTATAAAATCCCGGAACTTGAGGCCGTGATGATAGACCACGGACTCATGGCGGAAGAAGCCATAGAGAACGCGAAGAGAATAGCCGAGCATCTTGGAGTTCCCTTCAAAGTCTTACGCTACGACTACTCCGACATATTCAGAAACGCCCTTCTCAAAGCCCAGAGTCCCTGCAGGGCCTGCTCGAAGAGGACGATGGAGAAGCTGAGGAAGTACACCCTCAGGAACGGCTACAAGTACATAATAACGGGCCACGAGCTTCCATTCGGCCACCACCCGTACAGGCTCATGAGCGGTGGAGTCGTTCAGATTAGGCTCCTCTCAATGATGACCGAGGAAGAGCGCTTTGAAATCCTGGAAAAGCTTCCCTTCGAGTTCCCGGAGCTTCCGGGCTACACCACCAACTGCCTCGTTCTTGGGCCGGCTCTGCAGCTCTACTGGGAGAGGCACGGCCACAGCTTCGAGCACAGACGAATAGCGGCCCTCGTTCGCTACGGCCTCATGAGCAGGGAGAGGGCGGAGAAGGAGCTCCAAAAGCCGGAGGTACCGGGGGAGCAGTGGAAAATCGTACTGAAAAGGCTTGGGCTCGATAAGAACGAGTTCAACTTTTGA
- a CDS encoding ABC transporter permease — protein sequence MRWVDFKDSFKRFWSEYKHQKSGMLGLFFLLLLIILAIAAPFITSPNIPAEWQTGTAWITNPKNAPPSWENYFSHQSRAPQKVYTLKDLNEKTYVNGSYRYYVLTFTYDMKYYYPPKDLVVTGITSNASTPKDNPVIDVVITRPPEKGVKYNTLVVAHNYQMTSGGFLQLSYTPSSKSLVFLWLYENGVLKLPMAIPNNLPLDMKLMYISQQVTMNNTLYGYSQAMDLMRVIFGKITDDNGKPLSLTDVIYNAKPLQGNYKVEVIVKAPKYVHVDLSNMKVVMVGRSYGILGTDQFGRPIAVGLLWGIRVALAIGLSVSVSTVLIGILIGVTSAYLGGWADEAIQTFTMFMMTLPVLPMLILLSLYFGGKISLTQLVFILVLFGWMGTTRVARSMALQIKEQTYVEAARALGASTGRIVFKHIVPQLLPYAFASIALSVPGAILSEAGLSFLGLTSKNMITWGQMLNNAQANGATLNGYWWQIIPPGLAIAFVGLIFVLIGVSLDTVLNPRLKRA from the coding sequence ATGAGATGGGTTGATTTCAAGGACAGCTTCAAGAGGTTTTGGAGCGAGTACAAGCATCAGAAGAGTGGAATGCTTGGTTTGTTTTTCCTCCTGCTGCTCATAATCCTGGCAATCGCCGCTCCCTTCATAACCAGCCCCAACATACCCGCGGAGTGGCAGACCGGAACCGCCTGGATTACCAACCCCAAGAACGCCCCGCCCTCATGGGAGAACTACTTCAGCCACCAGAGCAGGGCACCTCAGAAGGTCTATACCCTCAAGGACCTCAACGAGAAGACGTACGTCAACGGCTCCTACCGCTACTACGTCCTCACATTCACGTACGATATGAAGTACTACTACCCGCCCAAGGACCTCGTTGTCACTGGTATAACTTCCAACGCATCAACTCCGAAGGACAACCCTGTAATTGACGTTGTCATCACGAGGCCTCCCGAGAAGGGAGTTAAGTACAACACCCTCGTCGTTGCCCACAACTACCAGATGACCAGTGGGGGCTTCCTCCAGCTCTCGTACACACCGTCCTCAAAGAGTCTCGTGTTCCTCTGGCTCTACGAGAACGGCGTCCTTAAGCTCCCGATGGCGATACCGAACAACCTTCCCCTTGACATGAAGCTCATGTACATTTCCCAGCAGGTTACCATGAACAACACCCTCTACGGCTATTCCCAGGCCATGGACCTGATGAGGGTCATCTTCGGTAAGATAACCGACGATAACGGTAAGCCCCTCTCACTCACCGACGTCATATACAACGCCAAGCCCCTCCAGGGCAACTACAAGGTTGAGGTTATAGTCAAGGCGCCAAAGTACGTCCACGTGGACCTCAGCAACATGAAGGTTGTCATGGTTGGTAGGAGCTACGGCATCCTCGGAACTGACCAGTTCGGCAGGCCAATAGCAGTCGGTCTCCTCTGGGGAATCCGCGTTGCCCTTGCCATAGGTCTGTCGGTTTCGGTTAGCACCGTCCTCATAGGAATCCTCATCGGAGTTACGAGCGCCTACCTTGGAGGCTGGGCGGACGAGGCCATACAGACGTTCACAATGTTCATGATGACCCTGCCAGTGCTTCCGATGCTCATCCTGCTCTCGCTGTACTTCGGAGGAAAGATTTCGCTGACGCAGCTGGTGTTCATCCTGGTGCTCTTCGGATGGATGGGCACCACGAGGGTTGCGAGGAGTATGGCACTTCAGATTAAGGAACAGACTTACGTTGAAGCGGCTAGGGCCCTCGGTGCGAGCACCGGAAGGATAGTCTTCAAGCACATCGTTCCACAGCTCCTCCCATACGCGTTCGCCAGCATAGCCCTCAGCGTTCCTGGAGCAATCCTCAGCGAGGCCGGACTGAGCTTCCTTGGTCTCACGAGCAAGAACATGATAACCTGGGGTCAGATGCTCAACAACGCACAGGCCAACGGTGCTACGCTCAACGGCTACTGGTGGCAGATTATACCGCCGGGACTTGCTATAGCCTTCGTGGGACTGATATTCGTCCTGATTGGTGTGTCACTCGACACGGTCCTCAACCCGAGGCTCAAGCGCGCGTGA
- a CDS encoding dihydroorotate dehydrogenase electron transfer subunit, with the protein MYSVVGLRKTWEVAKDVRAFRLSKGFDFTPGQFVMVWLPGVGEKPFSLAWKDLLLVKRVGPFTSKLFELSEGERLWVRGPYGRGFERKWERVALVAGGIGIPPLYALARAWRNEFEKITLIYGARSKEELALLDIEDYVDEVVITTDDGSFGRKGFPTDVLAERKGEFEGVYACGPEPMLKAVLKVMDYENVQVSAERYMKCGIGVCGSCNLGKYLVCRDGPVFDGFQLRGLL; encoded by the coding sequence ATGTACAGCGTGGTTGGGCTGAGGAAAACTTGGGAGGTCGCGAAGGACGTTAGGGCCTTCAGGCTCTCGAAGGGGTTTGACTTCACGCCGGGGCAGTTCGTGATGGTCTGGCTTCCGGGGGTTGGCGAGAAGCCCTTCAGTCTGGCGTGGAAGGACCTGCTCTTGGTTAAACGCGTCGGGCCCTTCACCTCAAAGCTCTTCGAGCTAAGCGAAGGCGAGAGGCTCTGGGTTCGCGGACCCTACGGGAGGGGCTTCGAGAGGAAGTGGGAAAGGGTAGCGCTCGTCGCAGGGGGAATCGGGATTCCACCGCTCTACGCCCTTGCAAGGGCATGGAGAAATGAATTTGAGAAGATAACACTAATCTACGGCGCCCGCTCGAAGGAAGAGTTAGCGCTACTCGACATCGAGGACTACGTGGACGAGGTTGTAATCACTACTGACGACGGCTCTTTTGGGAGAAAGGGCTTCCCAACGGACGTCTTGGCGGAGAGGAAGGGTGAATTTGAGGGGGTTTACGCCTGCGGTCCGGAGCCGATGCTAAAAGCTGTGCTCAAGGTTATGGACTACGAAAACGTCCAGGTCTCTGCGGAGCGCTATATGAAGTGCGGAATCGGCGTCTGCGGTTCATGCAACCTCGGGAAGTACCTCGTATGCAGGGACGGCCCGGTCTTCGATGGATTCCAGCTCAGGGGACTTCTCTGA
- a CDS encoding ABC transporter ATP-binding protein produces MAKNVLEVRNLKMYYFTSKGVVKAVDNISFDLKKGEVLGLAGESGCGKSSLGFTLLGMPTPPGKIVDGSIKIDGREIVGLPEDVLRKEIRWQKISMIFQGAMNALNPVYTVGYQMIEPLLYHKHMNEEEALDRAQKYLELVGLDPEIVYRYPHELSGGMKQRVVIAMALLMEPSVIIADEPTTALDVIVQAQIINLMKRLKKELNLSMIFITHDLSILAEISDKVAIMYAGKIVEIGDSEKIYYEPAHPYTQKLLAAIPRLHEDVERLEFIPGQPPNLINPPKGCRFHPRCPYAMDVCKEQEPELKEIDKDHYAACWLL; encoded by the coding sequence ATGGCTAAGAACGTCCTTGAAGTTAGGAACCTCAAGATGTATTACTTCACCAGCAAAGGCGTCGTCAAGGCAGTTGACAACATCAGCTTCGACCTCAAAAAAGGAGAAGTGCTTGGACTTGCCGGTGAGAGCGGTTGCGGCAAGTCCTCCCTTGGTTTTACTCTCTTAGGCATGCCCACCCCTCCTGGAAAAATAGTTGACGGGAGCATCAAGATTGACGGAAGGGAAATAGTCGGCCTTCCGGAGGACGTGCTTAGAAAGGAAATCCGCTGGCAGAAGATTTCGATGATATTCCAGGGAGCAATGAACGCCCTCAACCCTGTCTACACAGTTGGGTACCAGATGATTGAGCCTCTCCTCTACCACAAGCACATGAACGAAGAGGAGGCTCTCGACAGGGCTCAGAAGTACCTCGAGCTCGTTGGCCTCGACCCTGAAATAGTCTACCGCTACCCGCACGAGTTGAGCGGTGGTATGAAGCAGCGTGTCGTCATTGCAATGGCTCTCCTTATGGAGCCCAGCGTCATCATCGCCGACGAGCCGACTACCGCTCTGGACGTTATCGTTCAGGCACAGATTATCAACCTCATGAAGAGGCTCAAGAAGGAGCTCAACCTCTCAATGATATTCATCACCCACGACCTCAGTATCTTGGCGGAGATTAGCGACAAGGTTGCCATCATGTACGCGGGTAAGATTGTAGAAATCGGTGACAGCGAGAAGATTTACTATGAGCCGGCCCATCCGTACACTCAGAAGCTCCTCGCGGCAATCCCGAGACTTCACGAGGACGTTGAGAGGCTCGAGTTCATTCCTGGTCAACCACCCAACCTCATCAACCCGCCGAAGGGGTGCCGCTTCCACCCGAGGTGTCCCTACGCGATGGACGTTTGTAAAGAGCAGGAGCCCGAGCTGAAGGAGATTGATAAAGACCACTATGCGGCATGCTGGCTGCTGTGA
- a CDS encoding radical SAM protein — MRYSWEEFARKMGVEPQVLENEEARLLKRFVDDMLYPSHCRYCQGLDLNNPNPVHHPSYELTPACNHDCIFCYSNVAVKLGKAPKPGYYGWENPKAITVSQYGEPLLSKRIVEVNRLLRERFPEARLDLQTNGSLLTEDLWQKLDFDMVMISLDASTREKHLKITNADTFDAVVNALRIVGSDKSVRSVVRTIFMPGINDADIPKIAELASSLGIDEMHLQPLTIHELNVDRLRKAGLDFERAESMRELLKTAMESKKYIDVRISGCLLAQLKEMDALTLFSVKRVAREVAPVVKRTRENLKREQE; from the coding sequence ATGAGGTACAGCTGGGAGGAGTTCGCGAGGAAGATGGGCGTCGAGCCCCAGGTTTTGGAGAACGAGGAGGCGAGGCTTTTAAAGCGGTTCGTTGACGATATGCTCTACCCGAGCCACTGCAGATACTGCCAGGGCCTCGATTTGAACAATCCAAACCCCGTTCACCATCCGAGCTACGAGCTTACTCCAGCGTGCAACCACGACTGCATCTTCTGCTACTCGAACGTCGCGGTGAAGCTCGGGAAGGCCCCGAAGCCGGGCTACTACGGCTGGGAGAACCCGAAGGCAATAACCGTTTCGCAGTACGGGGAGCCCCTGCTGAGCAAGCGAATAGTGGAGGTCAACAGGCTCCTCCGCGAGCGCTTTCCCGAGGCGAGGCTCGACCTCCAGACTAACGGTTCGCTCCTCACCGAGGATCTCTGGCAAAAGCTTGACTTCGACATGGTCATGATAAGCCTTGACGCCTCGACGCGCGAAAAGCACCTCAAAATTACGAACGCCGACACGTTCGATGCCGTCGTCAACGCGCTGAGGATAGTTGGGAGCGACAAGAGCGTCCGCTCGGTTGTGAGAACCATCTTCATGCCGGGAATAAACGATGCGGACATACCGAAGATAGCGGAGCTGGCATCTTCGCTCGGGATAGACGAGATGCACCTTCAGCCGTTGACAATTCACGAGCTCAACGTGGACCGGCTCAGGAAAGCCGGCCTCGACTTCGAGAGGGCAGAGAGCATGAGGGAGCTCCTAAAAACGGCTATGGAGTCGAAGAAGTACATAGACGTCAGGATAAGCGGTTGCCTTTTAGCCCAGCTCAAGGAAATGGACGCGCTCACGCTCTTCAGCGTCAAGAGGGTCGCGAGGGAAGTAGCGCCGGTTGTGAAGAGGACAAGGGAAAACCTCAAAAGGGAGCAGGAGTAG
- a CDS encoding dihydroorotase: MHELVLRGKFPANGELVRGSIGVDNGRISKIAAHDLEGESVLNLSGYIILPGLIDTHVHLRDFEQGNKETVESGTKSAIHGGITAVFDMPNTKPPVMNSKTFEKRLKLFQKKAYADYAIGFLIRSNCEEAKKTGADFYKAFMGASTGGIYSEDFERDYSCSPGVLSVHAEDAKLIQEKPERPPEVEEVAVKRVLESAERLKKPLNICHVSTKGGIEAILQKNLPWMSFEVTPHHLFLTRRDYERNPLLKVYPPLRTEEHVKALWENFSRIPIIASDHAPHTLEDKEAGAAGIPGLETEVALLLDAVNRGVMDIFDIVEKMHDNPIKVFGIRGRDFAVGNDATFTVVDLKLEWTVKPEEFYTKAKWSPWEGRKLKGKVVMTILHGRVVMEEDEIVGKPEGVRLDVQRGWAEENLGGREGR; encoded by the coding sequence ATGCACGAGCTCGTTTTAAGGGGAAAGTTTCCAGCCAATGGGGAACTCGTAAGGGGAAGCATAGGAGTTGACAACGGGAGAATATCTAAGATAGCCGCTCATGACCTTGAGGGAGAAAGTGTGCTGAACCTATCCGGATACATCATTCTCCCTGGCCTCATAGATACGCACGTTCACCTGAGGGACTTTGAGCAGGGAAACAAGGAAACAGTCGAGAGCGGAACGAAATCGGCCATACACGGGGGAATCACGGCCGTCTTTGATATGCCAAACACGAAACCGCCGGTAATGAACTCAAAAACGTTCGAAAAGCGCCTTAAGCTCTTCCAGAAAAAAGCCTACGCCGACTACGCCATCGGCTTTCTGATACGGAGCAACTGTGAAGAAGCCAAAAAGACAGGGGCCGACTTCTACAAGGCCTTCATGGGGGCGTCAACGGGCGGAATCTACTCGGAGGATTTTGAGAGGGATTATTCTTGCTCACCAGGCGTTTTGAGCGTTCACGCGGAAGATGCGAAGCTAATCCAGGAGAAACCGGAGAGGCCACCTGAGGTCGAAGAAGTGGCCGTAAAGCGAGTCCTTGAAAGCGCCGAGAGGCTCAAAAAACCGCTGAACATTTGCCACGTCTCAACGAAGGGGGGAATTGAAGCAATACTCCAAAAAAACCTCCCCTGGATGAGCTTTGAAGTTACCCCCCATCACCTGTTCCTGACGAGAAGAGACTACGAGAGGAACCCGCTCCTCAAGGTCTACCCTCCGCTGAGGACGGAGGAGCACGTTAAAGCGCTCTGGGAAAACTTCTCGCGGATTCCCATAATAGCGAGCGACCACGCACCGCACACGCTCGAGGACAAGGAAGCGGGAGCGGCGGGGATTCCGGGGCTCGAGACGGAGGTTGCGCTCCTCCTCGATGCTGTGAACCGGGGGGTTATGGATATCTTTGACATCGTTGAGAAAATGCATGACAACCCGATTAAGGTCTTCGGAATCCGGGGCAGGGACTTCGCCGTCGGAAATGATGCGACCTTTACGGTCGTTGACCTTAAGCTGGAGTGGACGGTCAAACCGGAGGAGTTCTACACCAAGGCCAAATGGAGCCCCTGGGAGGGGAGAAAGCTGAAGGGAAAGGTCGTGATGACGATTCTCCATGGAAGGGTCGTTATGGAGGAAGATGAAATCGTAGGAAAGCCGGAGGGGGTTCGTCTGGATGTACAGCGTGGTTGGGCTGAGGAAAACTTGGGAGGTCGCGAAGGACGTTAG
- a CDS encoding CGP-CTERM sorting domain-containing protein, whose translation MFLVAQPASAQSTQLGNKLKIVILASQGSIFMDVFSPMGFSDVYTIRVRYFLSDPAYVTGPDAKFHNYRCELVSVQYNVKVPADAIIWNGTQKKWVAPYAGKTAQSAVTWKCGLGKWQDGQPVTLADILFNYAMDWEWSYQDGKNDKYYNQKWAVGMQPVLKLVLGLKVDKVTDQYVEYTLYQNYAVPYDKWTTAVGNAMWYTMWPWELYYVMDEMVVNGVNGKTFDWTTQPQNGFRLNMIDPNQAPYFAAEAEKLAADGTIPIWLSTLKPWLQKWGITEEQAGITTDLAKAGYQAIANWAKEYKNAYISNGPYYLYKYDPKAMTLVLKLSDKVQRIGFPDKINGQPLPWDPYWKEVDIYGTLNAQTALLAVAKGDYALYWYNAKFSDIQKILQEYKNNVYPVRTISTWDALQINDIGDQQTGLVNSSGKEVFNVMALRGVRYALQWLVNRQYIVSQILQGSGAPMFGPEVSGQANAYQRIMTVANAMGLTPQGDEQYALKLIDQAMNKAAQNLKAKGYVLEKKDGKWYFGKAGGSLSPVTVNVIARVEDERLDIGKYTAQLLEKAGFTVNLLKWNRVKANKAVYNGDPHTLQWQVYTAGFVSSGIQPLTWIVWDYWAFDYYYNPSPMAPQEDTYTVKDLVNAVSNGDLNKFIQEFNLKYYNTPDKLKPLLDWNGYQLDNLLAFNSWKGPNNQTLTITSLDQLWDIYKIAYGLNIYNSPFVYLVETWTFYLTNKKLIKLGMTDPVSGLGSFLSARAIMPATTQTTTTSTSSTSTSTVTHTSSQTSTNTATSTQAPTSSTTTSKSSKGICGPAAIVGLAIIPLLLRRRK comes from the coding sequence GTGTTCTTGGTTGCACAGCCAGCCAGCGCCCAGAGCACCCAGCTTGGGAACAAGCTTAAAATCGTCATACTGGCGTCCCAGGGTTCAATCTTCATGGACGTCTTCTCCCCGATGGGATTCAGTGACGTTTACACGATTCGTGTCAGGTACTTCCTCTCTGACCCAGCTTACGTCACCGGTCCGGACGCCAAGTTCCACAACTACCGCTGTGAGCTCGTTAGCGTTCAGTACAACGTCAAGGTTCCGGCCGATGCTATAATCTGGAACGGAACCCAGAAGAAGTGGGTTGCCCCCTACGCCGGTAAGACCGCTCAGAGTGCCGTCACCTGGAAGTGCGGCCTCGGAAAGTGGCAGGACGGCCAGCCGGTAACCCTCGCAGACATCCTCTTCAACTACGCGATGGACTGGGAGTGGAGCTACCAGGACGGCAAGAACGACAAGTACTACAATCAGAAGTGGGCAGTTGGTATGCAGCCCGTTCTGAAGCTCGTCCTTGGTCTGAAGGTTGACAAGGTCACCGACCAGTACGTCGAGTACACCCTCTACCAGAACTACGCCGTTCCCTACGACAAGTGGACCACCGCCGTTGGAAACGCCATGTGGTACACTATGTGGCCGTGGGAGCTCTACTACGTTATGGACGAGATGGTTGTTAACGGTGTTAACGGCAAGACATTTGACTGGACCACCCAGCCCCAGAACGGCTTCAGGCTCAACATGATTGACCCGAACCAGGCCCCGTACTTCGCGGCCGAGGCCGAGAAGCTCGCTGCCGACGGAACAATCCCGATTTGGCTCAGCACCCTCAAGCCCTGGCTCCAGAAGTGGGGCATCACCGAGGAGCAGGCCGGCATAACCACTGACCTCGCCAAGGCCGGCTACCAGGCTATAGCCAACTGGGCCAAGGAGTACAAGAACGCTTACATAAGCAACGGTCCGTACTACCTCTACAAGTACGACCCGAAGGCCATGACCCTCGTCCTCAAGCTCTCTGACAAGGTTCAGAGGATTGGATTCCCCGACAAGATTAACGGTCAGCCCCTCCCGTGGGACCCCTACTGGAAGGAGGTTGACATTTACGGTACCCTCAACGCTCAGACTGCCCTCCTGGCCGTCGCCAAGGGTGACTACGCCCTCTACTGGTACAACGCCAAGTTCAGCGACATCCAGAAGATTCTCCAAGAGTACAAGAACAACGTCTACCCAGTTAGGACCATAAGCACTTGGGATGCCCTCCAGATAAACGACATCGGTGACCAGCAGACCGGTCTTGTGAACTCCAGCGGTAAGGAAGTCTTCAACGTCATGGCCCTCCGCGGCGTCAGGTACGCCCTCCAGTGGCTCGTCAACAGGCAGTACATCGTCAGCCAGATACTCCAGGGAAGTGGTGCCCCAATGTTCGGTCCCGAGGTCAGCGGGCAGGCCAACGCCTACCAGAGGATAATGACCGTTGCCAACGCCATGGGTCTCACCCCGCAGGGTGACGAGCAGTACGCCCTCAAGCTCATCGACCAGGCCATGAACAAGGCCGCGCAGAACCTCAAGGCTAAGGGCTATGTCCTCGAGAAGAAGGACGGCAAGTGGTACTTCGGAAAGGCCGGGGGAAGCCTCAGCCCGGTTACCGTTAATGTCATCGCCCGTGTTGAGGATGAGAGGCTTGACATCGGTAAGTACACTGCCCAGCTCCTCGAGAAGGCCGGCTTCACCGTGAACCTCCTCAAGTGGAACAGGGTTAAGGCCAACAAGGCCGTCTACAACGGTGACCCGCACACCCTCCAGTGGCAGGTTTACACCGCTGGATTCGTTTCAAGCGGTATCCAGCCGCTCACCTGGATAGTCTGGGACTACTGGGCCTTTGACTACTATTACAACCCGTCCCCGATGGCTCCCCAGGAGGACACCTACACCGTTAAGGACCTCGTCAACGCCGTCTCAAACGGTGACCTCAACAAGTTCATCCAGGAGTTCAACCTCAAGTACTACAACACTCCGGACAAGCTGAAGCCGCTCCTCGACTGGAATGGCTACCAGCTCGACAACCTGCTCGCCTTCAACAGCTGGAAGGGACCGAACAACCAGACCCTTACCATAACCAGCCTTGACCAGCTCTGGGACATCTACAAGATTGCCTACGGTCTCAATATCTACAACTCCCCGTTCGTGTACCTCGTTGAGACCTGGACGTTCTACCTCACCAACAAGAAGCTCATCAAGCTCGGAATGACCGACCCGGTCAGCGGTCTCGGAAGCTTCCTCTCCGCCAGGGCCATAATGCCTGCTACCACTCAGACCACCACTACGAGCACCTCAAGTACCTCAACCAGCACCGTGACCCACACCAGCAGCCAGACCAGCACCAACACTGCCACCAGCACTCAGGCTCCGACGAGTAGCACTACTACTTCGAAGAGCAGCAAGGGCATCTGCGGTCCGGCCGCGATAGTCGGACTCGCAATAATACCGCTCCTCCTCAGGAGGAGGAAGTGA